The Nomia melanderi isolate GNS246 chromosome 13, iyNomMela1, whole genome shotgun sequence sequence CGATCGTCGATGTATAAAAAGCAATTAAAGAAATACTGAGGTATGAAAAGTGTAAACAGTTGACGTTAGAATATAAGAGTAAATTCAGTAAACATCGCACAGCTCGTCCCAGCGAAGTTTATAAACTTTTCTTCATTGCGTCCCTTAATACAAACCCTGCCCAcctccctccctctttctcctttcCTCCTCGTTCCACCCCCTTGTCCTACCCCTCTTCTTTTATTCTAACTGGAAGAAATTAGAGCGTTCAACAAATAAACCCACCGCTCGGTGCTCGAGCGAAGTGTTATTCTGCGAGCAGCGCGGAACTTCATTCTGCAAATATTTCTCGCGAAGTTAGAAACTCGCTGGCAGCTACCCTTGCTACTCTTTTTCGCCCGGTAGTAAGAGTTCCCAGCTACACATGTACAGTTTGAAAATTAGCGAGTCCACGCTCGGAACGCTGCGCGGGAATATAGATCCGTCTGGCCCGCGCGAACAATTCCCAGCGGAATATTTACGTCTATCTCGTAATTAGTACGTTTTTCGAGTCAACGAACGTCTGCCAGGACAATTGTTGTCCCCCGTCTAAATTCCCAAGATCGCGAGCTTCCGAATGATCGCGCGCGAAATGAAATGAACTTCGTTGCAATTAGACGAAGCAGTTTCAGCGGTGTCTTCAAACATCGAATGCCACTTTTCGTTAAGAACATTAAgagcttttcattaaaatattctttgtcATGATTACCGGTGACACCCAACcgaatcaaattattataatccaCTCGATCAATAATGCAATTGAAGCTGCCACATTTAACGAGATAATCGTGCAAGAATAATGACGGAAtccaattaaataattcgataCTATATTATTTTCACTCTGTGTATTAAAACTCATGAGATCATTCagtattcaacgtgtcaatgatTAAAGACTTCAATCATTGAATAGATAATGACAATATccgtgtaaataaataataatcaaagaACTAGTACCCATCAATCtctatcaaataaataaatataaaattacaatctTCCATGGAATAACAGTAAATCTACAGTCATCAAAAACGACTCTTcccaaaatttcaataaaactccTCAAAAAACTACTCTCCACTTTCAACAAGAGGGAGCACGTGTGCAAGTACCGAGGTCCCCCAGTAATAGTTCTCGTCACTTTTCTCAAGCTATCAAACTGTAAGTCGTAGCCAGAAAACGCAAAGCCTCTCCCGGCCATTAACGATTGATTTTATTCGGTCCACTAACCCGATCGATCTGGCAGAGATTAGGTCCAGCGGCGTTCCCAAAATCGAGTCGGCCGTAGAGCCAGCCAGGAGAGTCCCGCCACCGGTTCCCCAGCGCGACTGCATTTCTCGCGGCGGTGAAGTCGAGCCTCGACAACACGGCCACGCCGACCTGGAAAACGTCCCGCCGTTATCTCATACGTGACGCCACGTACGCGCGATCGCGTGAACAACGAACGGTCGAGCGCCGCTGTGAAACCAGCCTTTTCTTCCTTCCATTTCCCTTTCCCGATTCCCTACGCTGCAATTTTTTCTTCTAGCCACTCGTAAAACACTGTTTTTCGTTTTTACGACACGCCCCCGCCTCACCCCACGACGGACCGGAGTCCTCCAGTTCTCGAGAGCCGTTCTCCCTCCGAGTTCGACACTCGTTTTCCCTCCATATTTCACGTTCTACgccgaatattttaaatatatgccGTCGGTTCCGGCTCTACCGGCATCTAGAGGAATTCCGGTTGTCGTTCTACGCGGCTCGAGGTTTGTTTTAGCGGTGATTATTGTTTAGTCACCGGAAATTCGGATCGatccgacgcggcgcgcggtcATTATTCGAAGCGGCCGGGCTTCAAACCGGATTCGACGCGGCGGAATACGCGCCGCGTGAATCTGAGGGATGTTGTTGTTATTCTACGTTTGCCGAACGTGCTTTACAGGGGTTTGTTGATCGTTAACGAGTCTGCCAATTATTCGACGGCCGCGATGTTCTGTTGCCTTGATCGGATTTCGGGCGCCGGCCGGTTTGCCGGTGGGGACCTTGGGGGGCTTGGCGTATCTTTATTTAGGGATTTGAAGGATTCCGGGTGTATGCTTTCGACTTGGTGTAATCTTTCGTGAGCTGAAGTTTGTCGCATTTCCTGTTTGCGGAGGGTGATAATTTTGTGCACGTTTCAAGACTTCGAAggttggaagtttggaagtttcggagtttgaaaatttcaatgttctaGAATTTTCAAGCTTCAGAAGTTTCGAAGCTTCAATGTTCCGGTGTTTtcgaattttccaaatttccacGCTTCAGAATGTCCAAATTTCCACAATTTTCTAGTTATGAAATGTCTGAATGTCGAAATGTCTAAAATTCCAGAATTTCACAACGTCAAAGCGACCATTTCACTTTATATCAATGTGCAGGACAAACATAGAATCCGAATAAATGTTCATTATGGTGTTCATGTTTCCATATCGAGCGCATTTGCATGCCCCATAAATCCAGAAAATCCACAGACCCGCGAATAATCCCCGAGGTTCGGGGGGTTTCATCTGAATTCAGATCTGATTGAGTTGAATCTGCATGAGGGCCAAGTTATATCTGAGGTCTACGTGAATGCCATCGCGAATTAAATTCGAATCAAACCTGAATCCATCGATCCCGTCGCACCGTGCGTTCGACGATAAAAATCTGATACAATTTCGTtcgtgtatttcaaagaataaaaaCTGTTTGCCTTGAACACCGGGAACACCGTCGAAGATAAAAAATCTGATTCAGCTCGCAGCCAGTTACCGTTGCTTATTCTAGCGCGCACTGACACAGTCTCGCAAAATAacattgtacatatttattatttataaaatacatatttatatgtatacatgttttataaataataaaatataataatgttattttgaGAGCTTCAGCCGGTATACACTAGAATGAATAATGCTAACTGGCCGAGAGCTGGATCGAGCCGGGCACGGATAGGCAGGGATTATCAGATTCATTCGGCATTATTGATTGCGCCGGCACGATGATATCGTGCGTCATCGGAACTGCGAAACGCGTAATATTTTAAGGCGGACCGGCTCGCTTTTCGCGCCGAATTCCCGCCGAGCTCGattcaataattcatatttaactTCCCTGAACGGGGGTCGATTTGTAAATTATACGGCACCGAATAAACCATTTCACGAGTAAATCAGAGCTATCCTTCGGCATTTTGTGACACTTGTCCAATAAGGAACGAACTTACATGTAGTATTTTATTCACCTCGTGTCGACGCGAAAGGAATTTTATAAATGGTTCATCGAAGAGGGAAGAGTATTTGATGAAAATATGGTTTTTCATAGATTATCAAATGAAACAGAGATTGGATTTCGATGGAAGTGAAAAGATTTAATATTCGAGTTAAGACGAAGGTATGTTCGTACGATCGGGAGTCGACTCCGATGGATTATTATCGAATTAACAACTAATGGAATCGTGTGCGGCTGTCGAAGAAATCCGAAGATATCTCCCAGCTTTTAATGAAGCCAGACGTAACCCTGTAACCAAGATGGATTCAAAAATGGGTTGGACAAGAAAGTAACGTTTCGAGCGCAGGGAAGCTCGCGTGCCAGAGGCTCGTTTCTTCTCTCCAATTTAATTCCGTTTCCACTATTCTTCGGTCGAGCCACTCGGGCCTTGATATCATTAAGCTGGCAAATAGTCGCGGTTAATTAGGTCTATCGAGCGGTGAGTTTTTCTTTatcaaatgattaattaatacgtTTAATTCGAACCTCGGCGGTCAACGTTCATCGACGACGAATCAGAACGTCAATGATCGTTCTGTGATTGCTGTTCTATAGACCACAATGTCCAcgcgaattttataattatatagaatgcTATTAACAATGACATcggtaattataatttcttcagTTCCTCTATACATTTATTATCTTCTAAATTATAAGAACTTAAGAAATCTCATCTGAGAAATTCTCAAAGGAATTCAAAATATTACTTCTAGATGTTAATAACGTGTTGTCTAATTTACTTTGCGAATTGTAGTAATGTAAAAAACCTCATCTCAGGAACGAGTAAAAATGTATAGAATCAGTAGGAATTAGAAAACTAAAAACTAGTAGAAAACCTAAAATCAGTAACAATCAATGAAACCCCAAATTTAGTGAAAATGAGTACAAACCTAAAATGagtaaaaatcaataaaacccCAAAATTAATGGAAATCAGTAAAACCTAAAATCAGTAACAATACATAAAATCCCAAATTTAGGTAAAATGCGTAAAAAACTAAAATGATTAGAAATCAATAAAACCCCGAAGCTATAATACTATGAACCAATGGAATCCCCAATAAATCACCAAATGATCCCAATAATCAATCCGATTCCCTAGTCATCGCTCCCAAAGACAGTCCTCAGATCCGCGTACAATAGAATAGCCAAACTGGCCTCCGGCGCAAGTGGCAGGCTCGAATCCCGCAATGACAATGGGATTCAATCCTTTCCCGGTTGCACGGAGTCGTCCCATCGATCGCGTGTTTCTTGCCGCCGAATCAATTCCCCCCGTCACCCCGGGCACCGGAATCCGAGTCGAATGATTGATTCGGCGATTGTTTGCCTGGCGAGCGTTGCGTTATTATTGATTTACCTGCAACACAAACAGAAACACGATCAGCGGCACGGTGGAATAGAGGGTCCCGTTTAGCACGGTCTTCATGGCGATCAGACAGCCCCGGGCGTTCAGGCTCTCGTAAGTGGAATTCTGTTCAGGATTTGGCAGCTGAAGGGGATCGTGATAGCAGGGACCCTTTACGTCCGGCCGACAGCAACTCCACGGCACCACCGGCGGCGTCACGCGACCGTCCAACTCCGCGTACCTGGAACAGGGATTCCTACGTGTCAGATCCTGTGATCACGTCCACGACACCGCGAACTTCAAGATGTCACCGAACAATCACAGCTACCAGAACACTCCGCGAGTTGTCGAATCGTAGCTGCAGGATTATCGAACTGTTTCGTTGAAGACTCTATGGATATGGTCTTGCTTTACATCCAGATCTAACGCAGACGATAGAAGTGGATACTTCACTGTTAACTGGATTACTTGATTTTTGACTAAGTTTCGCTTTGGAAAGATAAAAGATGTATTTCTCACTTATATATGATTGAACTTCTGAttgatttgttatttattgatttGGTAATTTTAGCTTAtcgttaatatattttgtaaattggtCAAAACAGAGGTAGAGGGTAATACTAAAGTACCTAGAAATGTTATACAGAATAGGATCGAGTCTAACAGCTGGTCTACATGTAGCTTGctaagatatttataattagttCTAGGGGTTGAAGGTAATCTTGATCAAAGGTTTTGGACAAGGATTCAATATTTGGGCTCTTACAGTTCTAcgtgaaatttctatttaacattCGACAGGCTACATTTCAAGTTATAATCCCGTTCGACTAACATTCTTAAAGCACAGAGTTCATCTCGAAGATTGAACTCGAAATTCCGAAAATCCGACCGCCCCGGGTTTAACCCGAAAACTTGTGAGACGCGGAGCTCTTAAACCCCAGCTTAACCGAGGATTAATCCCCCGCGCTTTTTCACTAAACCTTATACCGCCGACACCCCATAAACTTCAAACCCCGAatgacgaaaattgaaaaacccgTTGAGAATTCAGGTTCCTCAACGTTCGAACCCAACAAATCTGCCATGTTCGTTCGCAAGCAACAATCTCAACTGTCAAACCGCCCGAATGGACTCCGCCAATAATCTAGTAAGAAAAAGTTTCCCGGTAAAAGCACCGAAGCGTTCTTCCCACCCTGAATAAAACAGGGAAATCGAACTAAAACGATTCTCTTCGTCCCCCACCCCGTCGAAAATACTTTCCACCCCTCGTTCCCGAAATTCGAGTTTTaatctttctcttttccacCGCGTTGCGACCAAAAATCCAAGATTAGTTCGGGAAACTCGAAGTTCCGGGCAACgcaagggggggggggggcgagctGAAAGTGCGGCCGGGTCGGGGGCCGCTTCGGTAGGGGCGAGGCCACCAATCGGCATTCCGCAAGTTGTTGAACTTGCTAATTCGAACTTGTCCGCGGACATGTCCGCGAAGTCTGGAATGAGCTGCGAGCCGTGTCGCGTGTCGCAACGGCTGCTCGGACGCTTTCTCAACCGGTGGCTTTTCGACGAACTTCCAGCGGGCGAGTGAAAAGCGACGCGTCCCGGCCGCAGCGACCCTTCACCCCGCCGATACGGTGGCCTGCTCTCCGGTGATTACACGACCGGCCATCGATCTGCCTGCCCCTTCATTCATAAAGCTGTGCCCGTGACATTTCATTCGTACCAATTCGGACATTTGGtttatttggaattttcaaGTGGATGAACTTTGTACgcgtgtataaataaaaatctgatTCATTATCGATATgaatttcctttcattttcaatttccttgtccgtgaaattttattggaaattcgGACGTTCGCTTTATTTGGAATTTCGTAGGGGATGATTTTTGCATGTTCGAAAAATCTGTTTCATTATCGATACgtgtttcttttcattcgtaTAACCTTGTTCgtgaaatttcattggaaatttgAACATTGGCTTTATTCGGAATTTGAGAGCGGATGATGTTTGTGcggttgaatatatttttcgttgttaATCTGTTTTCCCCTTCATTCGTAAAAGCGTGTTCGTGAAATTTTGGTCGAATGGCTTTGAGCATTTGTTTCCTAATTTAGATTTAGAAAGGAGTGATCTTGACttttaattatgttttgtacagttaaaaACCTTGTTTATTATACTACAATTAGCTCGAGTTTCCTATATATTTGCAATATATAGAATTCGTCATGTTACAATATTGGATACAGTGAAACTTTTATGAACGTCGAATGCGACTGTCGCGACAAAGTTTGCAATAGAGAAAGggtaattacattttaatgtcAATTCTTGTAAATTAGTCCACATAAATCTACccgtaaatatttcaaacgtacaCAGTTCGGTAACAATCATAATCGAGTATAACGAAAACAATAATACCAgaagtaattgaataataattatttcctcgTCCGACAGGAGCAAAAAAAAGGGGGGACAAATTAATCGCGAGTCGCTAATAAACAGGAAACTGGTAACACCGTTAGCAACGTTGAAGCAGAACGGAAACCGCGAGTAACGGCCAGACGCGAATATGTAAATTCCGATTGTCCCATAAATAATCGTAAcgcgatgaatatttaaatcctATTTTCCCGTTGAACGAAAATTATGCGCGGTATAGCTGCGGTTTACATTTTCCCGCGGAGATTTTTGCGCGCGGATCGAGTCGGTTCCTCGGTTGGGTAACAACGTTCGATGCTCACCCGATATAAGGGTAATATCTGTTGATTTTACGGGCTCGATAGCGGGGCGGTTGACACTTCGGGAATTGCTGCGGTGTcgaggaggcggcggcggcggcggcggcggtggccggGGATCGATCTACGCCGAGGTATAATTCTCCAATTAACATAACGAGAAATCGATAACCCACTGCTCTACCTGCGATTACCAGCCGCGACACAAAGGCTTCTGTTCAGAACgcgctattaaccctttattaTTGAACGTATTACCGCGGGGAGCATAATGCGCGCGTACATCAGCATCTAGAAACCTAACTATCAGGCAATTACTGGGTAGAGACCGACTGCAACGAGCAACACGATATTATTCCGTCGTAAACTAAACACGTTATCTTAATCGACGTCTCGCGGGGAAATGTTTCCCGATAAAACCGAGGTAGTTTCACTTTGTTTCGGTGTTACGTATTTGATGTCAACTGGAATGCTCTCTCTGATTACCGGTGGACGGTGTTATGACGCGTCGGAGAATATCGGGACGGTGGAAAATAAAGGATTGGTGTATATATTCTGAAAAGTGACATTTCTGGAAAGCGTATttgtttaaccctaatcggatcacgatgtgactttgagtcacttTTGAAccttttactgaaattttttgattatttcattttgcatttccaaaagtttttttttgGACTTTTAAAATTTAGGCTCTATGAACAAAAACAATGacgttttaatcgttccttttattctcgttagtgactgagagtcacatcgtggtatgattcgttgtAAAatcacgtggtacgattagggttgaAAATGTTTAGGGATGTATTATTGAGAAGTATTTAGGAAATAGATTGGTTATGATAAATTGGTTTGTACTGGTTTTGTTTTCGTTTGAAGATTTTTCTATTTGGATTATACACTTCGGATTTGATGTGCGGAGATTTATTGAACGCGTTGGGATTTTAGTGATTCTCTGGGAGTAGCGGGAGATTAATGAACGTTTAATGAGTGTTCTGTGGTTATGGTGAATGGTGCAGAATGTTTGTTTTCTAATGGTTATAACAGGGTgtgtacgaataaaaataatatttgaggAGAGGATACATTTTTCGAAGTGAAATTCTGTGGTCGGTATGTTGGTCGTCCATTAGCGCGCTGATCGCTGCCGGGATATCCATAAAAATTGCCAATAAACCGCGCCCAGTCTGCTAATATGCGGAAAGTTGTAAATTAACGTTTCCAACGGTGTTCACTTGCCAACGTTCTATCGAACTTTCGGAAGTTTAATCGAATTTCTGTTGTTCGACGGGGTGTACAAAGAAGGGAGCCAATATTTTCTGTGCTGTTCATTACTTGTTCCCGAGGTAATTAGAGTTCTACACTTCTCCGAATATATTCGCTATCGTTCTCAAACTTCCCGTTTTCCTTTGACTGACCGATTTAAGTAGATTATTCTCTGATTTACAAAGAGACTACAAAAGTTCACAAAACTAAAAACAAAGCGAGGTACAATTTAAAACCCACAAAAAACATCAAAAAATCTCCCAGCCCCGTCAAAGACATATTTGAAAACATAACTCAATTACCAAAAATTAAACACTCTAAAAtcattgcaaaaatattttaatctctcCTCTAAAAACCACAACGAAAATCCCCCAAAACCACTCAAAATCTCTAATCTCAGCTACAAACTTACCACCCCAAAATATTCACTTCCAAAAATACCATTCTCACCTCCAAAACCAACTCTAAAATTCATCCACTCACTCCCGCGAGCATTCCCCCAAAAAGAACTGGAAAGAATCCACTCTCGTTCTGATGAAAGTTTATTAACCCCATGCAGGTTGCTGGCTGAATAAAGCGGGGTGAAAAAACACGGAAAAAAGAGACCGAGAAATACAATCTGTAACATATCATTGTCCGCGGAATGGTTTTCAAGTTACAAGGCAAATGGAGAACACTTCCAGGTGGGCGTATCTTAAGGGTGGTTCGCGTAAAAGCACGTGCAGCACCCCCAGCCTCTAAGACAGAGGGTCCAAACCCGAGGCGGAGGGCCTAAACTCGACCATGTGGAAATAATCCGGCGAGCACTCTGCCTGCAGCGTTTTAAATCCTTCCCGGCAGCATCGCGGGAAGGCGTGGAATGTCGACAGAGGGAATTCGGGGGGGAAGAGAAACGGGGACGTTCCTGCCTCGTTCCCACCCCTCGCGAAGGGGTCGAATTTCCTTTCGGGAATTCCCGTTTCCCATTGGAATTTTAAAGGACCGGCGATTCACAGCGCGCGTTAACACTTTCGAAAAATCATTCCCCGTTCGGAAACGCCGCGGACCGTCATCCCCTACGGCGCGGCCGGCTGCTCGGCCGTTTTGCACGTTAAAATTTCGTTTCCGTTAGCGCTGGGCGTGTAGTTGTAATTAAAATCCTGGCATACTTTCCGCGCTCCCATTAAAGTTCCGCGAAAATTCGTTTCTCGGTGGACAGGGTCGCgagatattgtaattattatcgtACGCTGCGCGGAAAGACGGGggacaccggcgcggcgcgcgggagGGGATGGtaattttcgtttaataatttcgcGGACGGATTAGAAAACGCGCCGCCTTTGGAATTTCGACTTGAAGGCGCGGGAACAGTAATTTCAGACATTCTCGCGGAATGAATGCGGTTATATGAATTGTTTCTCGTTGAAAAATGCGGAATGGTTTGACGAATATAGAGGGAAGAGGTTTTTTAGGTGATTGGGAGAAAATTCTGAGTGATGGAGTCTTCTAACTTGTATACGTAGCGATTgatccttaacacgttaagcgtcacgagaatcttgaatattttatacacgatttaTTCCTTCGTGGCAaaggtaaataggaacaattattaattatttagcatcagaattcttacattGACTtttgttaacttatttatgttattaaatatctttagtCGACAGCAGTCATCTTGCAGATTGTAATTTTtctcaagcaattcagaagcgtcatcggctagaaattattaaattaaaattatataatattgaaccttgaaacagaaaattctataacataaaaataaaagtaaaatcgttaaattaaactaaaaatgtCAACTAGACATCATTTCGAAACGAAAGATTCAGCGTTAATTTATCATAGCTATGCATCGATTTTTTCTATTACATTACTTTAATAACTATTGTACGATGAGATAATATCACATACTAATTTCTCACCGACAAATCAGAGACTTCCTCGCGTAATCAACCGAGATATCGGGAATCATTCGACGATAAGGTGCTCGCCCGCTGCGTATAGATATGGAAATCAAGCGGCACGATAATGGTCGATAAGGGCTCCGTGGAGGATATATAGATTTTATGATGCCAATGTCGATGCCGGCGCCGATACCAAGCCCCGATTGTTCCCGAATAATTAACTGATAATTACTTCAAGATATCCGGGGAATCCAGCACAAGAAGCTCCCTCCGCAGCCAGTACGTCTTGTGCCAATCGTCGGACGAATCTATTCCGCAACACCGCATCTGCACTTGCAGACTGTCTATTCTGCGTTTCCACGTCACGTCCGTGAAGTACCTCTTCATGCCTGTTGACAGAATGACGGGGATTACTTTTGCCGGATAATTATTTCGCGATCGAATGCCCGCGGAAATTTAATCACGCCAACTAAACCGAGAGGATTTATTAACTGTCTCAGTGACTGGCGAAACTCGATGAGCTCTAATCAAACTTCCTCGAATCCGAAGAAAGTGAAACAGTCCCTGGTAATCTCATCCTTTAAAATGACAACTGAAACGGGTCAGAGATTTGTCAGTttcttttcatatttgtttTGGAATTCAGGAAATTGTTGAATCGATAGAAATCTAATTACCTGCGTCTGTATATTTTCGTAGTGTACGAATAAAGATGTATTTGATTCAATTTGGGGTGGAATAATTTATagcgtttaattaatttgttcttGAAACTGGAGTACGGATGGCTGACAGATAAATTTACGTGCGAATGAATTCTCGTTTAAGTAACGATGTCACCCGTCACCGGAAGTCTGtccaaaattcaaattatatttccttttgaAATGCTATTTGTACGCAGTGAAGTTTGACAGGCAAAGGAGTTTCAGTTTCCGATGTGACCTGCGACTAATTACGAGCAGAAGGAACCTGCGGGACGTCGCAGGACGTCGAAGGGAGTTTTAGCGTCGAAGTTCTTCGGAACGGAGCAGCAGCGAGCGCCGACGAACGTCGCAGGTAGAATAGAGAGTGCCGATTACAGAGTGCCGAGTCTCTTCGAGATTTACGCGTGGAGAGACTGCATCGGAAAGCACTTGGCGAGCTGCAATTTCAC is a genomic window containing:
- the LOC116424012 gene encoding peripherin-2, with product MAIGDVRFTWQERKRLHRLVILAILANGLIGLILFTMGVFTMYTIAGQLGFEGRNLFDLVLKTLTLYGLYVFVHNLTGVKLCYNYFRYAEGPWMNLRLFVWTMVGLLVALVGCFMASICSSTADELILQLRETLLEGMKRYFTDVTWKRRIDSLQVQMRCCGIDSSDDWHKTYWLRRELLVLDSPDILKYAELDGRVTPPVVPWSCCRPDVKGPCYHDPLQLPNPEQNSTYESLNARGCLIAMKTVLNGTLYSTVPLIVFLFVLQVGVAVLSRLDFTAARNAVALGNRWRDSPGWLYGRLDFGNAAGPNLCQIDRKNSGRGDSMIDLRPLVYSSDTE